From Theropithecus gelada isolate Dixy chromosome 5, Tgel_1.0, whole genome shotgun sequence:
ACCCACGGCTTGCACCACACCCGGAGGCCCCCTTCCTTACATTCAGCACCCCAATCGGGCGCCCCCACCCTAGCTCTGACACAAGGGAGGGGTGGAGCAGAGGGCCTGAAAACCCAGTCCTTCACTTTTCAAATCAACCCCTGGCCTGGTGCTGCCTGGGACTGCCAGGGTTTCGCACCCCTTGGTTACAAATgcaatttccaaaaataaaagatatgtagATACACATAGATTGGTAGCATGGATACCATGAACTAGTGTGGCCTAGTGCAGAAAGCTCACAGCAGGCCGGAAATTCTGAGGATTCAGGCTATGTGGTCTCCAGGAGTTCCCGCTTAGGGAAAACCCCACCCCCAGGCAGACATAATTCGAATCCAAATTCAACTCCAACATTGTCGTGATAATAAATAGAGCCCGGGGGCTTCCAGGCAGGTGGGCTATCAGGGCCCCTAGGCCATAGGGTGCCTCTGTTCAAATTAGTAAAAGGCGCCCCCTCGGGGCAGACTCAGCCCAGCTGCCAGGGGACAAGTCCTGGCTAACGGGAGCTGGAGCTGGGTTTCACCTCCAGGTGCCTCCTTGGCGGGGCGCCCCGTGCAGGCTACAGCCTACAGCTGTCAGCGGCGGTCCGGAGCCGGGGCGCGGGAATCACTCGCTGCCTCAGCCCAGGCCGGTTCACTGGGTGCCTGCGGCGGCCGCGCAGGTGGAGAGcgcccagcctgggaggcagtaGTAGGGGTAATAGTAGGAGGGCTGCAGTGGCAGAAGCGAGGGTGGCCGCAGAACTTCGCCGGGCAGGTATTGTCTCTGGTCGTCGCGCACCAGCACCTTTACCGCCACCTTCTTGGCGGCGGGCGCCGAGGCCAGCAGGTCGGCGGCCATCTGCCGGCGCTTGGTCTTGTAGCGACGGTTCTGGAACCAGATTTTCACCTGCGTCTCGGTGAGCTTCAGCGACGCGGCCAGGTCGGCGCGCTCCGGCCCGGAGAGGTAGCGCTGGTGGTTAAAGCGGCGCTCCAGCTCGAAGACCTGCGCGTGGGAGAAGGCGGCCCGCGACCGCTTCTTGCGTGGCTTGGGCGCCGccggctcctcctcctcctccgcaaCGCCTGCAGGCCCGCTGCCGCCCCTGCCGCCGGCCCCGCTGCACAGCGCGGACATGTGTGCACCTCTGGGGCCAACACCGTCGTCCTCGGTCCTTGGGCTGCGGTCGCCTGCGGACCCCGGTGGGAACAGAAACAAGAAACTGTCAGCGCCACAGACGAGGTGCGGCCAGGCCTGAACTGCAGGGGTCACGGGGGTGGGGCGGAAATACACTTTGATCCCACTCAAGCGGAGCCGAGGTCTGGGAGGCCCTGCGCCCGGGAGACCAGTCTTAGAATCTTGCCCCACTGGGTATCCCATCTAGGCCTCTTCTGGGGAGGGCGGCGGACTCAGTCGCTGTGTCAACGCTGTGTTGTCGAGACCTGCTCCCCACCCTCTCTGGGTCCTAGGCTCCCCGCAGTAACTTGGGGCACTAGACCCGAGCATCCGCGAAAGCCCTCCCGGCTCTCAGTGCTGAGCATTGGGGTTCTAGACTGCATTTCCGTCTCTCTGCTTGGGTTCACGAGCCTCTCCACACtcagttcacacacacacacgcgcacgtCATCGCAGCACACACTTGTCTAGTGCAGGTAGGGGAAGGTGGAGGCGGATACTGGGGCCAAAGGTATTTAGAATCTTTCACCCTCAGCCGCCTGGAATTGCTGTGAGGGACATGGAAATAGGCTGAGCCAAGGCCTTAGATGAGAGGATGGACTGGAGAGTAAAGAGAGAGGATTGCCACTGCCTCGAGTTTTTGGACCCTGATCCCACACCAGCTTCTCGGTCTCGTACCCGCCCCTCCGAAGAACTCCAGCAAAAAGCTCCAGCTCTCCCCTGTGCTTGAGGCCTACAGAAACTTGTACCCAACTAGGGCGGGCACCCAGGTCTTCCAGACCACAGGACAGGCCAGGCTACGGCTGAGGAGGCCTCTCTCCCGCCTCCGTGATGAACTATAGTCCCACTCCGGGATCCTCGGCCTAGGGCTGCTCTCCCAGACCTGGGGTCTGAGAAAGCCAAACCAGCCGTTTCCCCAAAGCTCTAGTTCTGCAGATTCTCAGCTCTGGCCCACTCGGAGGTATTCTTCACCACCTATCCACCTACTGTGGGGCCCGGCCCTGGGACCTCGAACTGGCAAAGGTCTCTTGTCCAGAGCTAGGGCACTGGCTACTTGAGGTCTCTGCAGCCCTCACTTCTCCGCTTCCCTGATTTTGGGCATTTGGGGACAGACATGGCAGAAAGCACTGGCGACGAACTCAAAGACTCCCGACCGCAGGAGGCAGCGGTTCTCCCAACCCAGTCTAATGCACATTGACCCAGGACGTCTCAGGCCTCGCCCCAGGACGCCGGGTTCTGAGGAGCTACTCCGGTCTCTCGCGGGCTCAGTTCCCGAAGTGGCAGAGCAGCTCGCGCCAGAGCGCAGAACTTCGGGACTTGGCCAGCCTCCGAGCCCCAG
This genomic window contains:
- the NKX3-2 gene encoding homeobox protein Nkx-3.2; the protein is MAVRGANTLTPFSIQAILNKKEERGGLAAPEGRPASGGTTVSVATAPAVCCWRLFGERDAGALGGAEDSLLASPAGTRTAAGRTAESPEGWDSDSALSEENESRRRCADAPGASGAVLAGGSLSLGQPVCELAASKDLEEEAAGRSDSEMSASVSGDRSPRTEDDGVGPRGAHMSALCSGAGGRGGSGPAGVAEEEEEPAAPKPRKKRSRAAFSHAQVFELERRFNHQRYLSGPERADLAASLKLTETQVKIWFQNRRYKTKRRQMAADLLASAPAAKKVAVKVLVRDDQRQYLPGEVLRPPSLLPLQPSYYYPYYCLPGWALSTCAAAAGTQ